In Lotus japonicus ecotype B-129 chromosome 5, LjGifu_v1.2, one genomic interval encodes:
- the LOC130717004 gene encoding 40S ribosomal protein S24-1, with protein sequence MADKAVTIRTRKFMTNRLLSRKQFIVDVLHPGRANVSKAELKEKLARLYDVKDPNTVFVFKFRTHFGGGKSTGFGLIYDSLENAKKYEPKYRLIRNGLDTKVEKSRKQLKERKNRAKKIRGVKKTKAADAAKAGKKK encoded by the exons ATGGCTGACAAAGCTGTCACCATCCGAACCAGGAAGTTCATGACCAACAGGCTTCTCTCCAGGAAGCAATTC ATTGTTGATGTTCTTCATCCTGGGAGGGCTAATGTGTCCAAG GCTGAGCTTAAGGAAAAGTTGGCAAGGTTGTATGATGTGAAGGACCCTAACACTGTATTTGTCTTCAAGTTTCGGACACATTTTGGAGGCGGCAAATCCACTGGTTTCGGTTTGATCTATGACTCACTCGAAAATGCCAAGAAGTATGAGCCTAAGTACAGACTTATCAGG AATGGTCTTGACACTAAGGTAGAAAAGTCAAGGAAGCAGTTGAAGGAAAGGAAGAACAGAGCCAAGAAGATCCGGGGTGTGAAAAAG ACCAAGGCTGCTGATGCTGCCAAGGCAGGAAAGAAGAAATGA